Proteins encoded by one window of Salmonirosea aquatica:
- a CDS encoding Fic family protein, whose protein sequence is MPFTLSFLPPTVEVETHAVLRKAAAAHRYLAELKGIASTIPNESILINTLVLQEAKDSSAVENIITTHDDLFKAELFADVSESQSAKEVQHYASALKKGFALIRQNKILTLRHILTVQEELEQNQAGFRRLPGTTLRNQQTGEVVYTPPQDQEDIMRLMSNLEAFINDDSMLDADPLVKMALVHYQFESIHPFYDGNGRTGRILNIMYLIIKDLLNLPTLYLSRYIIKSKGEYYRRLQAVRDTQEWEGWILYMLEGIEQTAKESIVLVQTVRDLMQHYKEELKTKLPKLYSQDLLNNLFRHPYTKIEFVMDDLQVSRLTATRYLDLLTEKGLVTKRKMGRSNYYINEPLLTLFLKAEQGSTFSVISTSKNLPE, encoded by the coding sequence ATGCCCTTCACGCTTTCTTTTTTGCCCCCAACGGTTGAGGTAGAAACCCATGCCGTGTTAAGGAAAGCTGCGGCGGCTCATCGGTATCTGGCAGAGCTGAAGGGAATAGCGAGTACAATTCCAAACGAATCTATCCTGATCAACACGCTGGTACTTCAGGAGGCCAAAGACAGCTCGGCGGTTGAAAATATTATTACTACCCATGATGATTTATTCAAGGCAGAACTTTTTGCTGATGTATCGGAAAGCCAGTCTGCCAAGGAGGTGCAACACTATGCCAGTGCTCTGAAAAAGGGTTTTGCTTTGATTAGACAAAACAAGATATTGACCCTGCGACATATTTTGACGGTGCAGGAAGAATTGGAACAAAATCAGGCAGGATTCCGCCGTTTACCAGGCACAACGCTACGCAATCAACAGACTGGTGAAGTGGTATATACACCTCCGCAGGATCAAGAGGATATTATGCGACTGATGAGTAATCTGGAGGCTTTCATCAATGACGACTCTATGCTGGATGCCGACCCTTTGGTCAAGATGGCATTGGTACATTACCAGTTCGAAAGTATCCACCCTTTCTATGACGGCAATGGACGAACTGGCAGAATCTTGAATATTATGTATTTGATAATAAAGGATTTGTTGAACCTGCCGACGTTATACCTCAGCCGATACATAATAAAGAGTAAAGGCGAATACTATAGAAGATTGCAGGCAGTGCGGGATACTCAAGAATGGGAGGGTTGGATACTCTATATGCTGGAAGGGATAGAACAAACTGCCAAGGAATCCATAGTACTGGTACAGACGGTACGCGATCTGATGCAGCACTACAAAGAGGAGTTAAAAACGAAACTCCCCAAACTGTATAGTCAGGATTTGCTCAATAATTTGTTTCGGCATCCCTACACCAAAATTGAATTTGTGATGGATGATTTGCAGGTATCACGCCTGACCGCCACCCGATATCTCGATTTGCTAACTGAAAAAGGTTTGGTGACTAAGCGGAAGATGGGCAGGAGCAATTACTACATCAACGAGCCTCTTCTAACCCTATTCCTGAAAGCAGAGCAGGGTAGTACTTTCTCCGTAATCTCTACAAGTAAAAACTTACCGGAATAG
- a CDS encoding SGNH/GDSL hydrolase family protein: MKKRNLNALILIAFGLLFSQTTFAQSPETTSTWKGFEKVDFPFESTTAWYVKPKQALPGNPWVWRAHFPTWHTEMDSILLSRGFHVAYINTNDLFGHPKAMRLWDQFYDYLTTKKDFAPKVALEGVSRGGLYVYGWAKRNPSKVSCIYAEAPVCDPKSWPGGKGKSKGSPEDWQRWLDLYGLTEETAKDFRDIPLNDLAGMAAFKIPVLHVISLQDKLVPSDENTFPLIENYMKLGGPASEYSMSRGEQMLEGHHFPIEHPERWANFIQERSYPVQKVLSRDTYLEPNRGVGAALSKFQNKKVGTVAFLGGSITHNPGWRNKTEQYLRERFPDTKFAFIAAGIPSLGSTPHAFRFGRDVLAQGTPDLLFVESAVNDRGNGFSREAQTRALDGIMRQAYAANPAMSVVLMAFAEPFKNDDYDQGKEPVEVAVHREVAEHYGAAFINLAQEIHDRIAAGELTWKYDFKDLHPSPFGQELYYQSIRELLEKTDLTKLPEPNALPAPMDAFSYSKAHYVALEEAVPTKGFKIDPVWEPDRPLATRAGFVKVPMLVGENIGDSFELNFTGRGVGIAIVSGPDAGTLSYRIDGKKAQTLDLFTRWSTQLHLPWYLMLADTLKPGKHTLKVTITDTKNPESRGSACRIVYFLVNE, from the coding sequence ATGAAAAAAAGAAATCTCAATGCGCTTATTCTAATAGCTTTCGGGCTGTTGTTTTCACAAACTACCTTCGCCCAATCTCCCGAAACCACCTCCACCTGGAAGGGATTCGAAAAAGTAGATTTCCCCTTTGAAAGTACCACGGCCTGGTACGTAAAGCCCAAGCAGGCGTTGCCCGGTAATCCGTGGGTGTGGCGGGCGCATTTTCCTACGTGGCACACCGAAATGGACAGCATTTTGCTCAGTCGCGGTTTTCACGTGGCTTATATCAATACCAACGATTTGTTCGGGCATCCCAAAGCCATGCGCCTGTGGGATCAGTTTTACGACTACCTGACCACGAAGAAAGACTTTGCACCCAAAGTAGCCCTCGAAGGGGTAAGCCGGGGTGGACTGTACGTGTATGGTTGGGCCAAGCGCAACCCGAGCAAGGTTAGCTGTATCTACGCCGAGGCACCCGTATGCGACCCCAAAAGCTGGCCGGGTGGCAAGGGCAAAAGTAAAGGCTCGCCCGAAGACTGGCAACGCTGGCTGGATCTTTACGGCCTGACTGAGGAGACGGCCAAAGATTTCAGGGATATTCCGCTCAACGATCTGGCCGGAATGGCCGCTTTCAAAATTCCGGTGCTGCACGTGATTAGCTTGCAGGATAAGCTGGTACCTTCCGACGAAAATACGTTTCCGTTGATCGAAAACTACATGAAACTGGGCGGCCCGGCGAGTGAGTATTCCATGAGCCGGGGCGAGCAAATGCTCGAAGGCCACCATTTCCCCATCGAGCATCCCGAACGCTGGGCGAATTTTATTCAGGAACGCAGCTATCCGGTGCAGAAGGTACTTAGCCGGGATACGTACCTGGAACCCAACCGGGGAGTGGGCGCGGCGTTGTCAAAATTTCAAAATAAAAAGGTAGGTACCGTAGCCTTCCTGGGTGGGTCGATTACGCACAATCCGGGCTGGCGCAACAAGACGGAACAGTACTTGCGGGAGCGTTTTCCCGATACCAAATTCGCTTTCATCGCCGCCGGAATTCCGTCGCTGGGAAGTACCCCCCACGCGTTCCGCTTCGGCCGCGACGTACTCGCGCAGGGTACCCCCGACTTGCTTTTTGTCGAAAGTGCCGTCAATGACCGCGGCAACGGATTCAGTCGGGAGGCGCAAACCCGGGCGCTGGACGGTATCATGCGGCAGGCTTACGCAGCCAATCCGGCTATGAGTGTGGTCCTGATGGCTTTCGCGGAGCCGTTCAAAAACGATGATTACGATCAAGGCAAAGAACCCGTGGAAGTAGCCGTTCATCGAGAAGTAGCTGAGCACTATGGGGCCGCATTCATCAATCTTGCGCAGGAAATCCACGACCGGATTGCGGCGGGAGAGCTTACCTGGAAATACGACTTTAAGGATCTGCACCCTTCTCCCTTCGGACAGGAACTCTACTACCAGTCGATCCGGGAACTACTTGAAAAAACGGATTTAACCAAATTGCCGGAACCCAACGCCTTGCCCGCGCCGATGGACGCGTTTTCGTATAGTAAAGCGCACTATGTGGCTCTGGAAGAGGCCGTACCTACCAAAGGCTTCAAGATCGATCCCGTCTGGGAGCCAGACAGGCCGCTAGCCACACGGGCCGGTTTCGTGAAGGTACCCATGCTGGTCGGGGAGAATATCGGCGATTCTTTTGAGTTGAATTTTACCGGGCGCGGCGTGGGCATTGCCATCGTTTCCGGTCCCGATGCGGGTACTTTGTCGTACCGGATCGACGGAAAAAAAGCCCAGACGCTCGATCTGTTTACACGGTGGAGTACCCAGCTGCACCTGCCGTGGTACCTGATGCTGGCCGACACCCTCAAACCCGGCAAGCATACGCTAAAAGTGACGATCACAGATACCAAAAATCCGGAGAGTAGGGGGAGCGCCTGCCGGATTGTGTATTTTCTGGTGAATGAGTGA
- a CDS encoding DUF1338 domain-containing protein — translation MNTPITPLDTVMHGLMSRYQERVPDVMAIIQAMISEGMIDKPEDIENDHIAFRTLGVPHLGIASFEKIFLHYGYRKRDYYHFEGKKLDAYWFSPPEPHYPRIFVSELRVGDLSEEAQRIIHSYTREVTSDPVDSLDLDNGAEVDAFLHQPLWRTPTLSDYQTLLKESEYAAWVIYNRYYLNHFTISVHNLPAGFNTVAEFNAFLERHGFKLNDSGGKIKESPDGGLLQSSTVAQMIEAEFDEGRKHTISGSYVEFAERRVLPEFADLPADQIQHKHRRDGFEAGNADKIFESTYTTQTGKN, via the coding sequence ATGAACACTCCAATCACTCCACTCGATACCGTCATGCACGGCCTCATGAGCCGCTATCAGGAACGGGTACCTGATGTCATGGCCATCATCCAGGCCATGATTTCCGAAGGGATGATCGACAAGCCAGAGGATATCGAAAACGACCACATTGCCTTTCGAACGCTAGGTGTACCGCATCTGGGTATTGCCTCGTTTGAGAAGATATTCCTGCACTACGGCTACCGAAAGCGCGACTACTACCATTTCGAAGGCAAAAAACTGGACGCGTACTGGTTCAGTCCACCCGAGCCGCACTACCCGCGTATTTTCGTGAGCGAGCTGCGAGTCGGGGATTTGTCGGAAGAAGCTCAGCGTATCATCCATAGCTACACCCGGGAAGTCACAAGCGATCCGGTAGACAGCCTGGATCTTGATAACGGGGCCGAAGTAGATGCTTTTTTGCACCAGCCTTTGTGGCGTACCCCTACCCTCAGCGACTACCAGACGTTGTTGAAAGAAAGCGAATACGCCGCCTGGGTAATCTACAACCGCTATTACCTCAATCACTTCACCATCAGTGTGCACAACTTACCCGCAGGTTTCAATACCGTAGCCGAGTTCAATGCGTTTCTGGAAAGGCACGGTTTCAAACTCAACGACTCGGGTGGCAAAATCAAGGAAAGTCCCGACGGTGGCCTGCTGCAAAGCTCGACCGTGGCCCAAATGATCGAAGCAGAGTTTGACGAAGGAAGAAAACACACCATTTCAGGCTCGTACGTAGAGTTTGCCGAGCGAAGGGTACTGCCCGAATTCGCCGACCTGCCCGCCGATCAGATACAACACAAGCACCGCCGCGACGGATTCGAAGCCGGGAATGCCGACAAGATTTTTGAAAGTACCTACACGACGCAGACGGGGAAAAATTAA
- a CDS encoding DsrE family protein produces the protein MQKSFALLFLFAAFFLTGKPAQAQGTPYRLVIDMVSADTSDHAVILRQIRNLWKELPGTQVEIVMHGKALTMVQKDQAVMGDKIAALQKEGVVFAVCRNTMKRYNLAEKDFIPAATFVPAAIAELVKKQQEGWSYLKAGH, from the coding sequence ATGCAGAAGTCATTCGCTCTCCTTTTCTTATTCGCAGCCTTTTTCCTAACCGGAAAACCCGCCCAGGCCCAAGGTACCCCCTATCGGCTGGTAATCGATATGGTGAGTGCCGACACCAGCGACCACGCGGTCATCCTCCGACAGATTCGTAATCTTTGGAAGGAACTACCCGGCACGCAGGTTGAAATCGTCATGCACGGCAAAGCGCTCACGATGGTACAGAAAGATCAGGCGGTGATGGGTGATAAAATCGCGGCTCTGCAAAAAGAAGGCGTGGTGTTTGCGGTCTGCCGCAATACGATGAAACGCTACAACCTCGCCGAAAAGGATTTCATCCCCGCTGCTACGTTCGTACCCGCTGCCATCGCTGAACTGGTAAAAAAACAGCAGGAAGGCTGGAGCTACCTCAAGGCCGGGCATTGA
- a CDS encoding DUF421 domain-containing protein, with the protein MSQYVSVIGQTIAVYLLLVVSLRLSGRRELTQLSVLDLVFILLISNALQNAMVGSLHDFIGGLLAAAALFVVNIILKKILFRHGKLQKLVEGESITLIYKGTLQYKNLEKAQITEPELEAAAREHGVDSIKKVDLAVLETDGNVSIMSHKFTHKSSHKRRKHKPLIKST; encoded by the coding sequence ATGAGCCAGTATGTGAGCGTAATCGGTCAAACCATAGCAGTATATCTGCTGTTGGTCGTTTCTTTGCGGCTTTCAGGGCGCCGGGAACTCACACAACTGTCTGTATTGGATTTGGTGTTTATCCTCCTCATCAGCAATGCCCTGCAAAACGCCATGGTAGGAAGCCTGCATGATTTTATCGGGGGACTTCTGGCCGCGGCGGCTTTATTCGTGGTGAATATCATTTTGAAGAAAATCCTGTTCCGTCACGGGAAGCTGCAAAAACTGGTAGAAGGCGAATCCATCACTTTGATTTACAAAGGTACCCTGCAATACAAGAACCTTGAAAAAGCCCAGATTACGGAGCCCGAACTGGAGGCCGCTGCCCGTGAGCATGGCGTTGATTCTATCAAAAAAGTAGATTTGGCCGTTCTGGAAACCGATGGCAATGTGAGCATAATGTCGCATAAGTTTACCCACAAGTCAAGTCACAAACGACGGAAGCACAAACCCCTCATAAAAAGTACCTAA
- the argH gene encoding argininosuccinate lyase: MKLWQKENTITSEKIERFTVGRDRELDAHLAEFDVLGNLAHAIMLESIALLTADELAELKTELKAIYQKVQAGEFEIEEGVEDVHSQVELLLTRKLGDTGKKIHSGRSRNDQVLVDLKLYVRDRLKRTVEATEKLFKALNARAEQHKDDLLPGYTHLQIAMPSSFGLWFGAYAEGLIDDVVQLNAAYRLANRNPLGSGAGYGSSFPLNRILTTKLLGFEGMHHNVVYAQMSRGRTEQAALTALASLAATVSRLAMDVCLYNSQNFGFIVLPDALTTGSSIMPHKKNPDVAELLRAKTNRLKALPMEVTLVLSNLPSGYHRDMQLLKEILMPAFDEILDCLDVATFMLENMEVKTNLLDEARYDLLFSVERVNELVMQGVPFRDAYRQVGREIGEGTYQPPRNLKHIHEGSIGNLNLAEINQRMANELARFEFDQVETAFQNLLEA; encoded by the coding sequence TTGAAACTCTGGCAAAAAGAAAATACCATTACCTCCGAAAAAATTGAACGCTTCACCGTTGGGCGCGACCGCGAACTGGACGCACATCTGGCCGAGTTCGATGTATTGGGCAACCTTGCCCATGCGATCATGCTCGAGTCCATCGCCTTGCTCACTGCTGACGAACTGGCCGAACTGAAAACAGAACTCAAGGCCATTTATCAAAAGGTTCAGGCCGGAGAATTCGAAATAGAAGAAGGCGTGGAAGACGTGCACTCGCAGGTTGAACTCCTTCTGACGCGCAAGCTGGGTGATACCGGCAAGAAAATCCATAGCGGTCGCTCGCGCAATGACCAGGTACTGGTGGACTTGAAACTCTATGTCCGTGACCGTTTGAAGCGGACTGTGGAAGCCACCGAAAAACTATTCAAAGCATTGAACGCCCGGGCTGAGCAGCACAAAGACGATCTGTTGCCCGGCTACACGCACTTGCAGATCGCCATGCCGTCGTCTTTTGGCCTGTGGTTTGGAGCCTACGCCGAGGGACTCATCGATGATGTGGTCCAATTGAATGCGGCCTACCGGCTCGCCAACCGCAATCCGCTGGGCTCAGGCGCGGGCTACGGCTCGTCGTTTCCGCTCAACCGTATCCTGACCACCAAACTGCTGGGCTTCGAAGGTATGCATCATAATGTGGTATATGCCCAAATGAGCCGCGGCCGTACCGAGCAGGCCGCTCTGACGGCCCTCGCCTCGCTGGCGGCTACGGTGTCGCGGCTGGCGATGGATGTGTGCCTGTACAATAGCCAGAATTTCGGCTTCATCGTACTGCCTGACGCTCTGACGACGGGTAGCAGCATCATGCCACACAAGAAAAACCCCGACGTGGCCGAACTCCTGCGGGCCAAAACCAACCGCCTGAAAGCCCTACCGATGGAAGTGACATTGGTCTTGAGCAACCTACCCTCGGGCTACCACCGCGATATGCAACTTTTGAAGGAAATCCTGATGCCTGCTTTCGACGAAATTCTGGATTGTCTGGATGTGGCCACGTTCATGCTGGAGAATATGGAAGTAAAAACCAATCTGCTGGATGAAGCCCGCTACGATCTGCTGTTCAGCGTGGAGCGTGTCAATGAGCTGGTGATGCAGGGGGTACCTTTCCGCGATGCCTACCGGCAGGTAGGTAGGGAAATTGGTGAAGGTACCTACCAACCGCCCCGCAACCTCAAACACATCCACGAAGGCAGCATCGGCAACCTCAATCTTGCGGAAATAAATCAGCGTATGGCAAACGAACTGGCGCGTTTTGAGTTTGATCAGGTAGAAACGGCTTTTCAAAACTTACTCGAAGCGTGA
- a CDS encoding FG-GAP repeat domain-containing protein: MIHFRKIWLGGTLLAVGTLTYWSCGTGQKPKGEVLARQYCAGCHVFPEPSLLDKKTWVEGALPYMASWMGVHVAKDDSAIFQNFEQQLRTEELGVFPKVPVVSEEEWASIVDYYAQNAPETLPRPNRDTLQPLKNFRLRHTLSPVTATVTAVRYDPYSRQVWTSHRSGAMYVMDNKLRVIDSLFNFESPFSDFKSREGSSWNLLSMGYMDPNDEAKGTLVSIRKANGNWRGKRVIAELQRPVQATYADVDEDGREDVIICEYGNYTGKLAWYAATATDSMTRHVVETRPGARMTYWEDYDGDGRSDLWVLWAQGDEQIAVYLNGGKGNFAKKILLRFPPSYGSGTFELADFNQDGKLDILYANGDNGDKTYTLKPYHGVRIFINKGKDKFEEEYFFPLDGATQAMARDFDQDGDLDIAAIAFFPDFSLDPVRSFVYLENTGNNHFTPRTFADPNQGRWLTMDAADVDQDGDLDLLLGSFYLAITPTPKSLLERWKTENKGVLVLENTLR; encoded by the coding sequence GTGATTCATTTCAGGAAAATCTGGCTGGGAGGTACCCTCCTGGCGGTAGGTACCCTGACGTACTGGTCGTGCGGGACCGGGCAGAAACCCAAAGGCGAGGTGCTGGCCCGGCAGTACTGTGCGGGTTGCCATGTGTTTCCCGAGCCCTCCCTGCTCGACAAAAAAACCTGGGTAGAAGGGGCGCTGCCCTACATGGCTTCCTGGATGGGCGTGCACGTTGCGAAAGACGATTCTGCCATTTTTCAAAACTTTGAGCAGCAACTACGCACCGAAGAACTGGGCGTTTTCCCCAAGGTACCAGTAGTCAGCGAAGAGGAATGGGCAAGTATAGTGGACTATTACGCCCAAAATGCGCCTGAAACCTTGCCGCGACCTAATCGTGACACGCTTCAGCCCTTGAAAAACTTTCGATTGAGGCATACCCTGAGTCCTGTTACAGCCACGGTCACGGCGGTTCGCTACGATCCGTACAGCCGTCAGGTCTGGACCAGCCACCGATCGGGAGCCATGTATGTCATGGATAATAAGCTGCGGGTGATCGACTCCCTGTTCAATTTCGAAAGCCCTTTTTCGGACTTTAAGTCTCGGGAAGGAAGTAGCTGGAACCTGCTGAGCATGGGCTACATGGACCCCAACGACGAGGCGAAGGGTACCCTGGTTTCGATCCGGAAGGCAAACGGGAACTGGCGGGGCAAGCGTGTCATTGCGGAGTTGCAGAGACCCGTTCAAGCTACCTACGCCGATGTGGATGAGGATGGCCGCGAAGATGTGATAATTTGTGAATACGGTAATTATACGGGTAAACTGGCGTGGTATGCCGCTACTGCGACGGATTCCATGACCAGGCATGTGGTAGAAACCCGCCCCGGCGCCCGCATGACGTACTGGGAAGACTACGATGGTGATGGACGCTCGGACCTGTGGGTACTCTGGGCGCAGGGCGACGAGCAGATCGCGGTGTACCTCAATGGAGGTAAGGGCAATTTTGCCAAGAAAATCCTGTTGCGTTTCCCGCCTTCGTATGGCTCAGGTACCTTTGAGCTGGCGGATTTTAACCAGGATGGTAAGTTGGACATCCTCTACGCAAACGGTGATAACGGCGATAAGACCTATACCTTGAAACCCTACCACGGGGTACGGATTTTCATCAACAAGGGAAAGGATAAATTTGAGGAAGAATACTTCTTTCCGCTCGACGGCGCCACGCAGGCCATGGCCCGCGATTTCGATCAGGACGGTGATCTCGATATTGCCGCCATTGCGTTCTTCCCGGATTTTAGTCTCGATCCAGTGCGGAGTTTTGTGTATTTGGAAAATACCGGGAATAACCATTTCACCCCCCGAACCTTCGCTGACCCGAACCAAGGGCGCTGGCTCACCATGGATGCCGCCGACGTAGATCAGGACGGCGACCTAGATTTATTGCTGGGGTCCTTTTATCTGGCGATTACACCTACCCCAAAATCTCTGCTCGAACGCTGGAAAACGGAGAATAAGGGAGTACTTGTTCTGGAAAATACATTGCGCTGA
- a CDS encoding SusD/RagB family nutrient-binding outer membrane lipoprotein produces MKFLKYKILLLATAGFLVTSCDKQDFVDVNTNPDALSAIPPQNQFLNATIAIHGQDFEAFYDLYRRIMPWLQYTTGLNGNQGAFTQTFDNFSQRYGRLYSGVGDRLYDLEKLVENMPAEEQPRYTNMIRIARILKAYYTFYVSDIYGAIPYSEAFQGRYGGTLQPGYDTQQEIFAQLDSEIKEAVATLKTNPTVPQISLGSYDQYYGGNAQSWVKAGNALRLKIAMRQIKVNASTAQTIIKEVLAMPAADLMASNADGWVFKANAAFTGGGNWDPTTLRAPKPIVDFMWQTKDPRIDAFFTPNSYSQANIDLLIAANRLPSGTKAPERRYVGSFTNPDQVKLPAITQQYYTPRSITANGQQLTIDTLSYIQPRLFSATIADANGNAGTGFSYLPVITFSDFAFMRAEAAARGITAESAKTWYEMGVTSSINWYDMVAQGAQLTNYTPVTQAEIDAYLARPEVAFDASKALNQIASQAYLHFLKQPTEGWANWKRTGIPNDNSVVPMPTLTNNGATLIIPRRAPIGLVNPSDPNFTNKQAAYDAMLALPGFGRDLQDATGRVWWDQP; encoded by the coding sequence ATGAAATTCTTAAAATATAAAATTTTGCTGCTGGCTACCGCGGGATTCCTGGTGACTTCCTGCGATAAGCAGGACTTCGTGGATGTGAATACCAATCCCGACGCGCTTTCGGCGATTCCTCCCCAGAATCAGTTCCTCAATGCCACTATAGCCATTCACGGCCAAGACTTCGAAGCCTTTTACGACCTTTACCGTCGCATTATGCCCTGGCTTCAGTACACCACCGGGCTGAATGGTAATCAGGGAGCTTTTACGCAAACCTTCGACAATTTTTCCCAGCGGTACGGGCGGCTTTATAGCGGTGTCGGCGATCGGCTTTACGATCTGGAAAAGCTGGTTGAAAATATGCCTGCCGAAGAGCAGCCCCGGTATACGAACATGATTCGCATCGCCCGGATTCTGAAGGCTTACTATACGTTCTACGTATCAGATATCTACGGAGCCATTCCTTATTCGGAAGCATTTCAGGGCCGTTATGGGGGTACCTTGCAACCCGGCTACGACACCCAGCAGGAAATATTTGCCCAACTGGATAGTGAGATAAAAGAAGCCGTTGCTACGCTTAAAACCAACCCAACTGTTCCACAGATAAGTCTGGGATCATACGATCAGTACTATGGCGGCAACGCGCAGAGCTGGGTTAAGGCCGGCAATGCCCTGCGACTGAAAATCGCAATGCGTCAGATTAAAGTAAACGCCAGCACGGCACAGACCATTATCAAGGAAGTACTGGCGATGCCCGCCGCCGACCTAATGGCCTCCAATGCCGATGGATGGGTGTTCAAAGCCAATGCTGCTTTTACCGGCGGAGGAAACTGGGACCCTACAACCCTGCGTGCGCCTAAGCCCATCGTGGACTTTATGTGGCAGACTAAGGACCCCCGCATCGACGCGTTCTTTACGCCTAATTCTTACTCACAAGCCAACATCGATTTGCTGATTGCGGCCAATCGTCTACCCTCAGGTACCAAAGCACCGGAGCGGCGCTACGTGGGCAGCTTCACCAATCCCGATCAGGTGAAACTACCCGCCATTACGCAGCAATACTATACGCCTCGTTCCATCACGGCCAATGGCCAGCAATTGACCATCGATACGTTATCGTACATTCAGCCGCGTCTGTTCAGCGCTACCATCGCCGATGCTAATGGCAACGCCGGTACGGGCTTCTCGTATCTGCCGGTCATTACGTTCTCCGACTTCGCTTTCATGCGGGCTGAGGCTGCTGCGCGGGGTATCACCGCCGAAAGCGCTAAAACCTGGTACGAAATGGGCGTTACGAGTTCGATCAACTGGTACGATATGGTTGCTCAGGGCGCTCAGCTCACCAATTACACCCCGGTAACCCAGGCAGAAATTGATGCCTATCTGGCCCGGCCCGAAGTAGCCTTCGATGCCAGTAAAGCACTGAACCAGATCGCCAGCCAGGCCTATCTGCATTTCCTAAAGCAACCCACCGAAGGCTGGGCCAACTGGAAGCGGACGGGCATTCCCAATGACAATTCCGTGGTTCCTATGCCTACGCTCACCAACAACGGAGCCACGCTGATCATTCCGCGTCGGGCGCCCATTGGTCTGGTGAATCCGAGTGATCCCAACTTTACCAACAAGCAGGCAGCCTACGATGCCATGCTGGCCCTGCCCGGCTTTGGCCGCGACCTGCAGGACGCCACAGGTCGTGTGTGGTGGGACCAACCCTAA